In the genome of Pelobacter seleniigenes DSM 18267, one region contains:
- a CDS encoding DUF2905 domain-containing protein has protein sequence MQKTLLVTGLLIVLAGVLWPWLGKLPFGRLPGDIMIDKPGFKLFFPITSMLLVSGLISLILWLFKK, from the coding sequence ATGCAGAAGACTTTGCTCGTTACCGGGTTGCTCATCGTTCTGGCCGGAGTGCTCTGGCCGTGGCTGGGCAAACTTCCTTTCGGCCGGCTGCCGGGCGATATCATGATTGACAAACCCGGCTTTAAACTGTTTTTCCCCATTACCAGTATGCTGCTGGTCAGCGGCTTGATTTCATTAATCCTGTGGCTCTTTAAAAAGTAG
- a CDS encoding aldo/keto reductase — translation MNTAVRIGKTDLFVNPIGLGANAVGGHNLYPDLDEEVGRELVRQALAGGINFIDTAFIYGPRRSEELIGEVIKTQHRRADVVIATKGAHDLSSGEVKFNNRPEFLKQSVDSSLQRLQTDYIDLYYIHYPDEDTPKDEAVGMLKELKQAGKIRAIGVSNFSLGQLEQGNKYGGIDVFQGHYNLLTRGVEQDILPYCEEQEISFVPYFPLAMGILAGKYHKDTVLPAGDHRNKRPLFQPEVFPAIIAKVDQLRELAERYATDVPYLVLAWYLTRPAIDVLIPGAKRAEQALQNLQTLELQLAEEDIAAIDKMFQDE, via the coding sequence ATGAACACAGCAGTCCGTATCGGCAAAACCGACCTGTTCGTTAATCCCATCGGCCTGGGGGCCAATGCCGTCGGCGGGCATAATCTTTATCCGGATCTGGATGAAGAGGTTGGCCGCGAGCTGGTCCGGCAGGCCTTGGCTGGCGGCATCAACTTCATCGACACCGCTTTTATTTATGGGCCGCGCCGTTCCGAAGAACTGATCGGGGAGGTCATCAAAACACAGCACCGCCGGGCCGATGTCGTCATCGCCACCAAAGGCGCCCACGATCTGTCCAGCGGCGAAGTCAAATTCAACAACCGGCCGGAATTTCTCAAACAGTCTGTTGACAGCAGCCTGCAGCGGCTGCAGACCGACTATATCGACCTCTACTATATCCACTATCCGGACGAGGACACGCCCAAGGACGAAGCGGTCGGCATGCTCAAAGAACTCAAACAGGCCGGAAAAATCAGGGCTATCGGGGTGTCCAACTTCTCTCTCGGCCAACTGGAGCAGGGGAATAAGTACGGCGGGATCGATGTTTTCCAGGGGCACTACAACCTGCTGACCCGCGGCGTTGAGCAGGATATTCTCCCTTACTGCGAGGAGCAGGAGATCTCCTTTGTGCCATACTTCCCGCTGGCCATGGGCATCCTGGCCGGGAAATACCATAAGGACACGGTCCTGCCCGCCGGCGACCACCGCAACAAGCGCCCCCTGTTTCAGCCGGAGGTCTTCCCCGCCATCATCGCCAAGGTCGACCAGCTCAGGGAACTGGCCGAGCGCTATGCCACCGACGTTCCATACCTGGTCCTCGCCTGGTATCTGACCCGACCCGCCATCGACGTGCTGATTCCGGGTGCCAAGCGGGCCGAGCAGGCTTTGCAAAATCTGCAGACTCTCGAGTTGCAGCTGGCCGAGGAGGATATTGCGGCCATCGATAAGATGTTCCAAGATGAATAA
- a CDS encoding PLP-dependent aminotransferase family protein, whose amino-acid sequence MYTQLADKMTEQIRAGAIAVNERLPSVRQLSKREKVSVSTVLAAYNLLEEQGWVAVRPKSGYYVRRRVRESLAVPNPPDSQSRPVLAQTSQLVMEVQQEGTNPQAVSFCRAVPATDFPIIRHVEQTYTRLSRTRKHLGLGHTNPEGPYELRQQIAHHAVDAGVAVSPDSIVTTAGCLNAMGLCLQVLTRPGDVVAIESPCYYGILQLIEAYGLKAIEIPVHPETGLSLEALRLALEQWPLRAVLTVSSFSNPLGCSIPDERKKELVAMLEQYQVPLVEDDIYGDLYFGERRGKAIKAFDTQGLVLLCSSLSKTIDPLLRVGWILAGRYYDQLLHRKYVNMLATPLLPQLVAAEILGQGIYERHLRQARQAYRQRYLRLVDLVTEHFPPQTRISRPQGGLVAWLELPRSIDSTEFYHYCREHEIFIAPGEMFSFSQQFKNCFRLNFAPRWTPQREQALRHMGGWLAERLGQEKTAGGDEQLLR is encoded by the coding sequence TTGTATACGCAACTTGCCGATAAAATGACCGAGCAGATCCGGGCCGGGGCGATCGCCGTCAACGAACGACTGCCCTCGGTCCGGCAGCTGTCCAAACGGGAGAAGGTCAGTGTTTCAACAGTGCTGGCTGCCTACAACCTGCTCGAGGAGCAGGGCTGGGTGGCGGTGCGGCCGAAGTCGGGCTACTACGTGCGCCGACGGGTTCGCGAATCCCTGGCTGTGCCCAACCCCCCTGATTCGCAATCCCGGCCGGTCCTGGCCCAAACCTCGCAACTGGTCATGGAGGTGCAGCAGGAGGGAACCAATCCCCAGGCGGTCAGTTTCTGCCGGGCTGTGCCAGCGACGGATTTTCCCATCATCAGGCATGTCGAACAGACCTATACCCGCCTTTCCCGGACCCGGAAACACCTGGGGCTCGGCCATACCAACCCGGAAGGGCCATATGAGCTGCGCCAGCAGATTGCCCATCATGCCGTGGATGCCGGGGTGGCGGTTTCGCCGGACAGTATTGTCACCACCGCCGGTTGTCTGAATGCCATGGGCCTGTGCCTGCAGGTGCTGACCCGCCCCGGCGATGTGGTGGCGATCGAGTCTCCCTGCTATTACGGCATCCTCCAGTTGATCGAAGCCTATGGCCTGAAAGCGATTGAAATTCCGGTTCACCCGGAAACCGGCCTGAGCCTGGAAGCCCTGCGGCTGGCCCTGGAGCAATGGCCGCTGCGGGCAGTGCTAACCGTATCAAGCTTTTCCAATCCGCTGGGCTGCAGCATCCCGGATGAGCGGAAAAAAGAGCTGGTGGCCATGCTGGAACAGTACCAGGTGCCGCTGGTCGAAGATGATATCTATGGCGATCTTTACTTTGGCGAGAGACGCGGCAAAGCGATCAAAGCGTTTGACACCCAGGGGCTGGTGCTGCTCTGTTCCTCGCTGTCGAAAACCATCGACCCGCTGCTCCGGGTCGGCTGGATTCTGGCCGGTCGTTATTACGATCAGCTGCTGCATCGTAAATACGTGAATATGCTGGCGACGCCGCTTTTGCCGCAACTGGTCGCGGCGGAGATTCTCGGCCAGGGGATCTATGAGCGGCACCTGCGCCAGGCCCGGCAAGCGTATCGCCAGCGTTATCTGCGCCTGGTCGATCTGGTCACGGAACATTTTCCTCCCCAGACCCGGATCAGCCGTCCCCAAGGCGGGCTGGTCGCCTGGCTGGAACTGCCGCGAAGTATCGATTCGACAGAGTTCTATCATTATTGCCGCGAGCACGAGATATTCATTGCCCCGGGAGAGATGTTCTCCTTTAGCCAGCAATTCAAGAACTGTTTCCGGTTGAATTTTGCGCCCCGCTGGACTCCGCAACGGGAACAGGCACTCCGCCACATGGGGGGCTGGTTGGCGGAGCGGTTGGGCCAGGAAAAAACCGCCGGCGGGGACGAGCAGCTTTTGCGTTGA
- a CDS encoding DUF1127 domain-containing protein — protein MMRKTQLIGQWSDAARGSRSLNIRLYVVGLLFWIQKWRHNAKTRKQLAALPEYLLRDIGLSEYQVREEVKKKFWQ, from the coding sequence ATGATGAGAAAAACCCAACTGATTGGTCAATGGAGCGATGCTGCCCGGGGCAGCCGCAGCCTGAACATCCGCCTTTATGTCGTGGGTCTACTGTTCTGGATCCAGAAATGGCGCCACAATGCCAAGACCAGAAAACAGCTGGCGGCGCTACCGGAATACCTGCTGCGGGATATCGGCCTGAGCGAGTATCAGGTCCGCGAAGAAGTTAAAAAGAAATTCTGGCAGTAA
- a CDS encoding LysE family translocator encodes MKHETLLIYAVVAFFYITSPGPAIVLAILNGIRADMKTVAIASLGNIIGLLLLSTASISGLGVLLTTSALIFMVVKSVGALYLIYIGIKCILNGRGLSLGKSLHTENLGKSRTSYFYEAFFLAVTNPKPILFFTAIFPQFLDLQADILPQFVIMTSIFLTISFSSLCTYGFTAKKSKTWLTGHNRMLWFHRMTGGVFIALGVGLLRLSSRQAI; translated from the coding sequence ATGAAACATGAAACGTTACTGATTTATGCCGTCGTTGCATTTTTCTACATCACCAGTCCTGGGCCTGCCATTGTACTGGCCATTCTAAACGGCATCAGAGCAGATATGAAAACTGTTGCCATTGCTTCGCTGGGAAACATTATTGGGTTACTTCTCCTGTCGACAGCATCTATTTCCGGGCTTGGCGTTTTGCTGACCACCTCCGCACTGATCTTCATGGTCGTCAAATCAGTTGGCGCCCTGTATTTGATATACATTGGCATCAAATGTATCTTGAACGGTCGAGGGCTGAGTCTTGGAAAATCACTTCACACTGAGAACTTGGGAAAAAGCAGAACTTCGTATTTTTACGAAGCATTTTTTCTTGCTGTAACCAACCCCAAACCAATCTTGTTTTTTACGGCAATATTTCCCCAGTTTTTAGACCTGCAGGCCGATATTCTGCCGCAATTCGTTATCATGACGAGCATATTCTTAACGATATCTTTCAGTTCATTATGCACCTATGGATTTACTGCAAAGAAATCTAAAACTTGGCTAACAGGTCACAATAGGATGCTCTGGTTTCATCGTATGACCGGAGGGGTATTCATCGCGCTGGGAGTCGGGCTTCTTCGGTTGTCCTCACGACAAGCAATCTGA
- the pyrC gene encoding dihydroorotase, with translation MEQLSIRTPDDFHVHFRDQEMLPETVAASARCFGRAVAMPNLVPPLTTAEAVLSYRKRLRGSRPQGSSFEPLLTLYLTDQTSAETVRLAQQAGVVAAKLYPAGATTNSNSGVTALEKIYPALEEMALLAMPLLVHGEVTAAEVDVFDREKVFIEGVLGPLVKRYPELKVVMEHITTADAAQFVLAGNARIAATITPQHLLLNRNDLLVGGLHPHNYCLPVLKRNTHQQALRQVVKSGSRKFFLGSDSAPHERSRKESACGCAGCYSAWSALELYAQVFDELECLDKLEAFASENGADFYGLPRNPGTVTLRREHWTVPEQIILPNGRPIVPFFAGKEVRWKVQAV, from the coding sequence ATTGAGCAATTGAGTATTCGCACGCCGGACGACTTCCATGTGCACTTTCGCGATCAGGAGATGCTGCCGGAAACCGTTGCAGCCAGCGCCCGCTGTTTTGGCCGGGCCGTGGCCATGCCCAACCTGGTACCGCCCCTCACCACGGCAGAGGCTGTTCTCTCCTACCGCAAACGGCTGCGTGGCTCCCGCCCGCAGGGGAGCTCTTTTGAACCATTGCTGACCCTGTATCTTACCGATCAGACTTCGGCGGAGACGGTTCGGCTTGCACAGCAGGCCGGGGTTGTCGCAGCCAAGCTTTACCCGGCCGGGGCAACGACCAACTCGAACTCCGGGGTGACCGCTCTGGAAAAGATCTATCCGGCCCTGGAGGAAATGGCTCTGCTGGCCATGCCGCTACTGGTCCATGGTGAAGTGACCGCTGCCGAGGTGGATGTTTTTGATCGCGAAAAGGTGTTTATCGAGGGCGTCCTTGGCCCCTTGGTTAAGCGCTATCCCGAGCTGAAGGTGGTGATGGAACATATTACCACGGCGGATGCCGCCCAGTTTGTGTTAGCCGGCAACGCGCGCATTGCGGCAACCATCACCCCCCAGCATCTGCTGCTCAACCGTAATGACTTGCTGGTTGGCGGCCTGCACCCGCACAACTATTGCCTGCCGGTGCTCAAGCGCAACACCCATCAACAGGCCCTGCGTCAGGTGGTGAAGAGCGGCTCGCGTAAATTTTTCCTCGGCAGTGATTCCGCTCCCCACGAACGGTCCCGCAAAGAGTCGGCCTGCGGCTGTGCCGGTTGTTACAGCGCCTGGTCCGCTTTGGAGCTTTATGCGCAGGTGTTCGATGAACTGGAATGCCTGGACAAGCTGGAAGCCTTTGCCAGTGAAAACGGGGCGGATTTCTACGGTTTGCCGCGTAATCCGGGAACGGTCACGCTGCGCCGTGAACATTGGACCGTGCCGGAGCAGATCATTTTGCCCAACGGGCGACCGATTGTGCCGTTTTTTGCCGGAAAAGAGGTCAGGTGGAAGGTCCAGGCGGTTTGA